DNA sequence from the Deinococcus apachensis DSM 19763 genome:
GCCATCGGGTACGGCCTGGACATCACCGACCGCAAACAGGCCCTGGAGGAGCTGGCGGGGCTCAACCGCGAGCTGGAGACGGTCAACCGCAGGTTGCGACACGACGCCCTGCATGACGCCCTGACTGGGCTGCCCAACCGCACCCTGCTGCGTGACCGGTTAGAGCAGGCGCTCACCCGCGTCCGAGAGACGACCGGACCCAGTTTCGCGGTGCTGTTCCTGGACACCGACCGCTTCAAGATGATCAACGACTCGCTGGGGCATCCGGCGGGGGACGCGCTGCTCGTCGCGCTGGCGGGGCGGCTCCAGGCCGAACTGCGCCCCACCGACACGGTCTCCCGGCTGGGCGGGGACGAGTTCACCCTGCTGCTGGAACCTCTGGAGGAAGCGAGCTACGCCCGGGAGGTCGCGGAGCGCATCGGGGCGGCGCTGCGTCAGCCCTTCGTGGTGCAGGGGCACGAGCTGCTCGTCTCGGCCAGCATCGGGCTGGTGCTCGGCGACCCGGGGTACGAGTCGGCGACGGCGGTGCTGCGCGACGCGGACATCGCCATGTACCGGGCCAAGGCGCGCGGCGGCGCGGGCTACCAGGAATTCACGCCCGAGATGCGCGAGCGGGCCGTGGGCCGCATCAGCCTGGAACGCGACCTGCGCCGGGCCGTTCGTCAGAGAGAACTGCGGGTGCTCTACCAGCCCATCGTGGCGCTGAACTCCAGACGCATGGTGGGGTTCGAGGCGCTCGTGCGCTGGCAGCATCCCGTCCAGGGCCTGCTCCCACCCTCCGCCTTCATCGAGCTGGCCGAGGAGACCGGGCTCATCCTCGACCTCGACCGTTGGGTGCTGCGCGAGGCGTGTGCGCAGATGCTCGCGTGGCGGCGGCCCGGGGAGGTGCCCCTGGGGCTGTGCGTCAACTTCTCGGGGCGGCATTTCGCGGCCCCCGACGTGTACTCCTCGCTGGCCCAGGTGCTGGACGAACTGGGGTTCGAGCCCCGGGCCCTCAAGCTGGAACTCACCGAGGGCGTGCTGCTCCAGCACTCGCAGACGATCGGTGAGACGCTGGCCCGCATCCGGGAGCTGGGCGTGGGGCTGTCCATCGACGACTTCGGCACCGGGTACTCCTCGCTGGGGTACCTGCAGTCCTACCCGGTGGACACCCTCAAGATCGACCGCTCCTTCATCAACCGCATGCTGGGCAGCGAGGAGAGCGCCGAACTCGTGCGGACCATCATCACGATGGCGAAGAACCTGCGGCTGCGGGTGGTCGCCGAGGGGATCGAGTTCCCCGCCCAGCTCGAAAGGCTGCGCGCCCTGGGCTGCGACTACGTGCAGGGGTACCTGCTCTCGCGGCCCCTGTCGGCGGCGGACGTTCCGGCTTACCTGAACCGCGAACGCGCCGCGCGGCCCGGAGAACTCCTGCAACCGGGCTAGCCTGGCGGGTCTGCCACGGGCTTCGAAACAGGGTGGGGCGTGCCCCCTGTCACGCGCCCCCCGGCACCCCCGCCTCCGCGAAGGTCCGCATCTCGCGCAGGGTGGCCGCCGCCGAGAGGAGCAGCGGCGCGGCCAGCACTCCGCCCGTGCCCTCACCCAGGCGCAGCCCCAAGCGGAACATCGGCTTGAGGCCCAGGTGGGCGAGTTGCGGGGCGTGCCCGATCTCGGCGCACTCGCCTGACGGGAACAGGAAGTCCCGGAGGTGCGGCGCGAGGGCCACGCCCACGAGCGCTGCCGAGCCCTCCACGAAGCCGTCGAGAATGACGGCGCGGCGGGACGCGGCGGCCTGGAGCATCATCCCCAGCATCGCCGCGATCTCGAATCCGGCCAGGTCGGTGAGGACGCCGAGGGGGTCGGCGGGGACGCTGCCCGCGCGGCCCAGCCCCTCCCGCACAGCCTGCACCTTGCGTGCCAGCGTCTCGTCATCCACCCCGGTGCCCCGCCCCGTCACTTCCGCAGGGTCCAGGTTCAGCAGCCGGGCGGTGAGGGCGGCGGCAGGCGTGGTGTTCCCGATGCCCATCTCGCCGGGAACCAGCAGGTCGGCGCCCTCCCCGATGGCCCGCCGGGCCAGCGCCGCGCCCGCCAGCACCAGGGCCTCCGTCTCCTCCCGGGTCATGGCGGGCTCGCGGCGCAGGTCACGGGTGCCCCGGCGCACGGCTGCCCGGACCAGCCGGGGATGGTCGGGCAGCTCCGCGTTCACCCCCGCGTCCATCACGTACACCCGCGCCCCCACCATGCGGGCAATGGCGTTCACGGCGGCTCCTCCCGGCCCCGCGCCCGTGTCGGCCAGGAAGTTCGCCACCATCGCGGGCGTGACCTCGGGTGGGTAGGCACTCACGCCCCCGGCCGCGACCCCGTGGTCCCCCGCCGCGACGAGCACCGCCACGCCGCGCGGGTGGGGCTTTTCGGTCCCGAACACGCCCGCCAGCCGCACCGCCAGCTCCTCCAGGTCGCCCAGCGCCCCCGCGGGCTTGGTGAGCTGGGCCTGCCGCTCCCGGGCCGAGCGCATGGCGGCGGGGTCGGCAGGCCCAATGGCAGAGATCAGGGTGGCGAGGTCGGGGTGGAGGGGGTCAGTCATGGGGCTCCTTCGGGGGTCAGGGGTTCGAGGTGGAGGGCTTGAGTTGGAGGGGGAGGCCGCTCACGAGGAGCCACGCCTCGTCACTCACTGCGGCGGCGCGTTGGTTCACCCAGCCGAGGACGTCCCGGTAGCGGCGGGCGAGGGCATTGTCGGGCACGATGCCGAACCCCACCTCATTGGTCACGAGGAGAGTCAGTCCGGGATGGGCACGAGCTGCGGCGAGAAGCTCGTCGGCCCGCGCGAGAATAGCCCCGTCGGGCAGATCCGCCAGCAGCAGATTGCTCACCCACAGGCTCAGGCAGTCGAGGAGGACGGTGGGGGTGGCGGCCTTCCGAAGGGCCCCCGGGACATTCATGGGTTCCTCGACTGTCACCCAGCCCGTCGGGCGGTCCGCGCGGTGGCGGGCGATGCGGGCCCCCATCTCGGCATCGAGGGCCTGTGCCGTGGCGAGGTCCGTCACGCCCCCTCCAGAGCTGGCGGCGCGGCGCTCGGCAAAGGAACTCTTGCCGCTGCGGGCGCCGCCGGTCACGAGGACGAGCACAGCCCACCCCTCATGAGGTCCGAGCCCAAGGCCGTGTGAGTCCGGCCCACCCCGCCCTCTCCAGGCGCATCCGTCACGGGGGCGAGCGGCGGGAACTGGCGTCTTCCCCCCAAGAGCACGCCTCCACCAGCCGCGCGGCCATCTCCTCCGTGGCCCCGTGATGGACGTGCAGGTAGCTGGCGAGGACGTTTCCGTGGGCGTAACCCTCATCGACCCGCGCCCCAGTGTGATCGGTCCAGGTGTAACCGGGATGGGTGGGCGAATGTGTCAGGACACTGTGGTGGAACTCGTGCCCGCGCAAGACCTGGCCTGCCGGGGCGATGGGAGAGTCAGTCAGGGCCGTCGCCTCCCGGTAGCCCAGCGTGAGGCGGGGAGCCATCCGGGTGCGGTAGGGAATGACCCCGCACATCTCGAAGACCTGCCCGCCCGCGTCCTCCAGCGTCTCGGCCAGGTACATCAGGCCGCCGCACTCGCCGATCACGGGACGGCCACGGGCGGCGAAGGTGCAGATGGCCGCCCGCATGGACGTGTTCGCGCTCAGTTCCGCCGCGTGCGCCTCGGGGTAGCCGCCGCCCAGCAGCAAACCCCCCGCGCCGGGCGGCAGGCCCGCGTCCCGCAAGGGGCTGAAGGGGATCAGGTCGGCCCCCGCGTCCCGCAGGGCGTCGAGCGCGTCCGGGTAATAGAAGTGAAACGCCTCGTCATGGGCGTAGGCGAGGACGGCGCGGCGTCCCGGGGAAGGGGTGGGCAGGGGGACGCGGAGCGTGGGGGCTTCCGAGACGTCCAGCAGGGCGTCGAGCTTGAGGTTGGCCGCCGCCCGCAGCACCTCCCCCTCGTTCCAGCTCGCCTGTTCGGCGCTCAGCAGGCCGAGGTGTCGCTCGGGGAGGTGGAGGGTGGGGTCGTGGGTCACGAACCCCAGTGTGGGCAGGCCGATCTGCGAGAGGGCTACCTCGCACAGCGCCGCGTGCCCGGCACCCGCCACCCGGTTGAGGATGACGCCGACCACGTTCAGATCGGGGCCGAAGTCCCGCAGGCCCTGTGCCACCGCCGCGACCGTCCGCGCGCTGCCCGAGGCGTCGATCACGAGCACGACCGGCGCCGCCAACCGCCGCGCGAGGTCCGCGGTCGAGTGTTCGTCGCTCGCCGGGTCACGCCCGTCGTACAGGCCCATGACGCCCTCCAGCACGCTGATATCGGCGTTTGCCGCCGCACGGGCGAACAGCACACGCAGGCGTTCCGGGGCGAGCAGGAACGAGTCGAGGTTGCGGGTGGGCTGACCCGCCGCCCGGGTCAGGTGCGTGGGGTCGAGGTAGTCCGGCCCCAGCTTGAAGGGCGCGACCCGGAGCCCCCGGTGCCGCAGGGCCAGGCACAGCAGGGAGGCGACGGTGGTCTTCCCGCTGCCTGAATGAGGGGCGGCCAGGACGAGGCGCCTCACGTGGGGCCTGCTGTTTCAGAGCGGGGCAGGGTCATGCCCTCGCCCCGGTTCTCAGCGCAGCAGGGGGGCCTGCGGGTAGGCGGTGATGTGCTCGTCGAGCGTGACCAGCCGCAGCCCTTCCTCCAACGCCTGGGCCACCAGCATCCGGTCGAAGGGGTCGCGGTGTGTCCAGTCGAGCCCCCCGGCGCGGACGACATGTGGGGGCGTGATGGTCAGCACCTCGGCCCCCAGCCGCGCGGCGACGCCGGGAAAGTCGCTCAGGAGTGGGGCAGCCTCGGGAAGTTTGCCCGCGTGATACTTGATGGACATTTCCCAGGCATTCACGGCGCTCAATACGGGTTGGTGCTCCGGGTCGAGCAGCCGGGCGCACAGGGGAGGGGGAAGAAGGTCGGGTTTGAGTGTTGCCCACAGCAGAATGTGGGTGTCGAACAGCAGCCTCACTCCCAGTCCGCCAGTTCTTCCTCGGAGAGGGGACGCATCGTCTCCCGGGCGAACTCCTCACTGATCTCCACCTGTCCCGCCAGGAAGCCGAACTCGCGTGGACGGGACGGCGCCAGGGGCACGAGCCGTGCGTAAGGTTTCCCGGCCTTGGCAAGGATGATCTCCTCGCCCTGGTGGGCCCGTTCGACCAGCTTCGAAAGCTGCGTTTTGGCCGCATGGATGTTGACAAGCTCGGGCGTGAACTAAGTTTAGTCCACTCGGCCTGAAGAAACGTGAAGAAGCGTGAGCGCATGGAAACTCCGACGTGCGGTGGAGCGGCAGCAGGAGCGGGCGCACCACAATCCCACCCCGACCGGGGTGGGGCAGAGGTCAAGTTGGCTCGGGATTCGGCCCTCTGACGGCGAGAGGTGCCCCACTGCATTCGGGGTGTCCCAGGATGGCATTCGAGCTCACGGGGTTCTCCCCCGCAGACCGCTGCACGACAGCGCCGGACTCTCACCGGACTTCCCCATTCCCGGGTCCGGCCATGCTAACAGAGACAGCCGCTGGCCCCCGCGCTCAAAAGCCAACGGTTCAGGGTGCTACCGTGCCAGGCGTGTCGGCCCTCCCCTCCACCCCTGCCTCCTCCCCCCGGGGGAATACCCGCGAGCTGCTCACGCTCGCCGGGCCGCTGATGCTCTCGAACCTCGCCTACACTGCGGTCGGCTTTACTGACACCCTGCTGATGGGCCGCCTGGGGGTGGTCGAGGTCGGGGCGGTGGGCTTTGCCAACATCTGCCTGCTCACGCTCGTGCTGCTGTTCCGGGGGAGCCTGAACACCGCCTCGACGTTCGTGGCCCGGGCGCTGGGGGCGGGAGACACCGCCGGAGTGCGCCGCTGGACGAGCGTGTTCCTGGGCTGCGCGCTCGTCGGCGTGCCGCTGGCCCTGGCGGGATCCGCTCTCCTCGACGGCCTGTTCGCCCTGCTGCGGCCCGAGCCCGGCATCACCGCCGTCGCCCGGACCTACGCGCACATCCGGGTGTGGGAAATCCCGGTGCTCCTGATGGGCAGCGCGGCCCTCTCCGTCATGGTGGGGCTGGGCAACACCCGCACGCCCATGCGGCTCGCCTGGCTGGTGGTGGTCGTCAACGCCGCATTGGCCCTGCTGTTCATCTTCGGCTTCGGGTGGGGTGTGGCCGGGGCTGCCTGGGCCGCCGTGATCGCCGTGACCCTTCAGAACGGCTTGGCGCTGCTGCTCCTGGGCCGCCTGCACGGGCCGCGCTTCGGGCCCTTCCGGCTGGCGCGGCCCACCCGGGGGGAGCTGGGAAGCCTCGCGCGGGTCAGTCTGCCCGCGGGCGTCACCGAACTCGCCGACGTGAGCGCCTTTACCGCCTTCCAGGGGGTCCTCTCCCGCCTGGGTCCCACCGAACTGGCCGCGTCGCAGATCGCCCTCCAACTCGCCAGCCTGGGCTTTCTGCCCGCCTTCGCCCTTGCCTCGGCCACGGCAAGCCTCCTTTCGCGGGCCCTGGGCGCGGGCCGTCCCGAGATCGCCACCCGCATCGGCTGGCGGGGCACCGGGCTCGCCGCTGCCTTTATGGGCGTGCTGGGTGTCCTGTTCCTCACGCTGCCCCATCCCCTCATCGGCCTGTTCAACCGCAGCCCCGAGGTGCTCGCCGTGGGCACGAGCGTTCTGGCGGTCATGGCGGCCTACCAGATTCTCGATGGGGTCGCCATCGTCCTCGGCGGGGCGCTGGGTGGGGCGGGTGACACCCGCTTCCGGCTGATCGTGACCCTGACGGGCGCGTGGCTGGTGATGGTGCTGGGCGCCTCCTGGCTGGCCCCGCGCTACGGCGTGACGGGGGCGTGGAGCGCCGCGCTCGTCTTCATCGCCCTGGCTGCGGTCGCGTACATTGTGCGCTTTGCCTCCGGCCGCTGGCGCCGGATTCGGCTCTGAGGGAGCATTAGGACACTGGTCCTGCAAAGGTGGCGATGACGGGCGCGTGGTCCGAGGGCCGCTCGTGCCGCCGGGGCTCCGGGTCCACCGTGCAGGCCCGGCACTCCGCCGCCAGCGCCGACGACACCAGGATGTGATCGATCCTCAGGCCCCAGTTGCGGGGAAAGGCCAGCCGCCCGTAATTCCACCAGCTAAAGACCCGTTCGGGCTGCTCGAACAGCCGGAAGGCGTCGTGCAGGCCCAGGCCCAGCAGGGCGCGGAAGGCTTCCCGCTCGGGCTCACTCACGAGGACCTGGCCCTCCCAGCGTCCCGGGCTGTGGACGTCCCGGTCCTCGGGGGCCACGTTGAAGTCTCCGACTACCGCCAGCCGCTCATGTGCGGCCAGTTCACCGCGCAGCCACTCGCGCACGGCGGCCAGCCACTCCAGCTTGTAGGCGTACTTGGGTGAGCCGACCTCCTGCCCGTTGGGGACGTACAGGCACACCACCCGCACCCCGCCCACCGTCGCCGCGATCACCCGTCGCTGCTCGTCCTCCAGACCGGGCACGCCGACCTGCACCTCCTCCAGCGGCAGGCGGGAGAGGAGCGCGACCCCGTTGTAGGTCTTCTGGCCCGAGAACGCCGCCGAGTATCCCAGCGCCGCGAAATCGGCGGAGGGAAAGCGGTGGTCCTCCAGCTTGGTCTCCTGGAGGGCGAGCACCTCAGGGCCCTGGCTCTCCAGCCACGCGAGAACCTGCGGGAGGCGCACGTTCAGAGAATTGACGTTCCAGGTGGCGAGTTTCACCAGGACCTGCCGGGTGTGGAAAGGGGAGCAGCCCGCATGGGGGGATGATGGCACGGCCTCCTCACCCCGGCGCCGTGAGTCGGGTCAGCCACCAGTCCTCCCCCGCACGGCTGAGGGTGGCGATTCCGCCCGGCCTGACCTCCACCGCACGCAGCCCCACCGTGAGGCGCAGGGCGGCCAGGATCACACCCGCGTGGGTGAAGGCGACGACCTCAGCCGTGTCGGGAAGAGTCTCCAGCCAGCGTCCAATCCGCCCGTGAAAGCCGCGCCCCGTCTCCCCCCCGGGCGGCCCCCTGTCCCCCGCTGGATCGGCCAGACTCTCGATCCAGCCCCGCGGCGCCTCCCCGAACTCCGCCTCCAGTTCCGCCCAGGTGCGCCCCGACATCACGCCGAAGTGCGCTTCCGCCAGATCGGGGACGCGGGTGGCCTGCGGAAACCCGGCGAGCGCGGCGGTCTCCCGGGCACGCAGGCTGGGGGAGGTGAGAGCGAGCGCGTCCGGGGGCAGACGCAGTGAGGCAGCGAGTTCCCGGCCCAGCCCGGAGAGTGGCGCGTCCTCCCCCTCGCGCGGGTAACGCCGCTGGGCATTGGGCAGGGTGGGCGCGTGCCGGACGAGGTGCAGGGTGAGCACGGTCAACGGCCCCAGGCAAAAGCACACAGTGCCAGGAGTTCCCCGGTGACGATGAGCAGGCCGTACACGTCCCCGCTCAGACCACCCCCCAGCCGGGAGGCCGCGAACCGGGCGGCGAGCAGCACGCCAGCGAGGGCGGCGAGCGCGGCGACCCACGCCCCCGGCAGCAACAGGGCGGGCAGGGCGAGGAGCAGCGCCGCACCCCAGCGCCCCTCCCGCGAGCGTGCCCCCAGCGACTCCTCCCGCGCCGCCGGGTAAAGGTTCATGGGGACCAGCACGAGCAGCCGCGCGACCACCGCCGCGACGAGGGGCGCGAAGGCGGGCAGCCCGGCGGCGAGCAGGCTCCAGAGGGTCAGCAGCGCCAGCCCGCCCGTCGCCAGCCCGAAGGCCCCGACATGCACGTCCCGCAGAATCTCCAGCCGCCGCGCCGGGCTCTTCATGGCGAAGAGGGCGTCGGCGCTGTCCACCAGCCCGTCGAAGTGCAACATTCCCGTGACGGCCAACCACACGCCGACCGCAAGCGCCGCACGCACCCCATTCGGCAGAGGCAACGGCAGCAGGAGCGTCAGCGCGACGACCCCGCCCACCGCGTACCCCGCCAGGGGGTAAAAGGCGCTCGCCCGGGCAAAGTCCCCCTCCCGCACCCCCTGAACATGGGGCAGGGGCAGGGTGGTCAGGAAGGTGAGGGCGAGGTGCGCGGCGTCCAGTTGCCGTCGCCAGATGGGGCGGGGGTCGGTCACGCCCCGGATGGTCGCACAGATGGTGGTGCTCCTCGTTTACGGCCCGGCGTGCTCTTCCCCGTGGACCTGCACCTGTGCGGCCACACTCAGCGCCAGCGTGAGGGCCTGTTCCCCCGGCAGGCTGACCGTCAGCGTGCCCAGCGCGGCGTCCACCTGGCGGAGGGTGACGGCCACCCCGGGCGTCAGGCCCGCCGTCACGAGGGCCCGCAGGCCCGCGGCGTCGGTGTCCGGGACGCGGGAAATGGTCGCCCCCTCTCCCGGCGCGAGCTGCGTCAGGCGGCACTCGGCCCGGGCGGGCAACTCCCCCGCGAGCGTCGGGATGGGGTCGCCGTGCGGGTCATGGGTGGGGTCCCCCAGCCAGGCAGCGATCCGCGCCTCCAGCCGCTCGGAAAGGGCGTGTTCCAGCCGCTCGGCCTCCTCGTGGACCTCGTCGAGGGGTACGCCCAGCGCCCGGTGCAGGAAGAGTTCAAGCAGGCGGTGGTGGCGCAGCACCTCCAGCGCCACCCTCTGGCCCTCGGCGGTCAGGCTGGCCCCCTGGTACGGCGCGTGCGCCACCAGCCCCTGCTCGCTGAGCTTGCGGAGCATCCCGGTTGCGCTCGCAGGCACCACGCCCAGCGCGTCGGCCAGCGCCTGCGTGTTCACCTTGCCGTTCTGCCCCAGCAGGTACAGATGCTTGAGGTAGTCCTCGGCAGAGGGGGAAAGCACGCGGGCCGTCATGGGCATATTTTAGGTGGAACGAAAAGAGGACGGGCAAGCAGGAGGTGAGGTGGCCTGTGATGACGGCCGGGGTCGCCGCAAAGTCGCGGGGCGAGTACAGGCTGGTTTGATTCCTGTGCGGTGCCGCTCTGTGAGTCCAGCCCTGCGGACCATCCCCCTTGGGACGCTTGGTGCGAGGTGAAGATGGGCGAGGTGAACTTTTCGTTGTCTGGCACGAGGACGAGCGGCTCAAGCCTTCAAGGGGAGGCCACAGCCTCGGGTGCCTGGCTCCCCTCTCAGGGAGCTGTGAGCAAAGCTGACTGAGGGGTTGACCACGGCCTGCCCTTGCAACACCTCACCCTCAGCGTCTTTTCCCCAGGCTGGCGGGAAGATCCGGCG
Encoded proteins:
- a CDS encoding putative bifunctional diguanylate cyclase/phosphodiesterase — encoded protein: MLTEVQRQLDRLGLSADSPPSVEEWRAFLAALDTSSPPTETLASWHHQAVENSPGPLFVMNREGRVRGGNLAFLTLFGRGSPGRHYESLCPPAEAARLTELITRVFEGEVLEGISVEFHLPDGTPRFMLAHLYPSRGGDGRIDGCILACTDVTERHRKAEALEERYRSYETILNAVPAPLAVFDRQQRYLFCNPSAIANDEIRAWVIGRDDFEYCAHRGFSPTLAQKRREQFEAAVRQRGPIFWEEHFTLPDGSVRHMLRCLNPVFSAGGELDLAIGYGLDITDRKQALEELAGLNRELETVNRRLRHDALHDALTGLPNRTLLRDRLEQALTRVRETTGPSFAVLFLDTDRFKMINDSLGHPAGDALLVALAGRLQAELRPTDTVSRLGGDEFTLLLEPLEEASYAREVAERIGAALRQPFVVQGHELLVSASIGLVLGDPGYESATAVLRDADIAMYRAKARGGAGYQEFTPEMRERAVGRISLERDLRRAVRQRELRVLYQPIVALNSRRMVGFEALVRWQHPVQGLLPPSAFIELAEETGLILDLDRWVLREACAQMLAWRRPGEVPLGLCVNFSGRHFAAPDVYSSLAQVLDELGFEPRALKLELTEGVLLQHSQTIGETLARIRELGVGLSIDDFGTGYSSLGYLQSYPVDTLKIDRSFINRMLGSEESAELVRTIITMAKNLRLRVVAEGIEFPAQLERLRALGCDYVQGYLLSRPLSAADVPAYLNRERAARPGELLQPG
- the cobT gene encoding nicotinate-nucleotide--dimethylbenzimidazole phosphoribosyltransferase: MTDPLHPDLATLISAIGPADPAAMRSARERQAQLTKPAGALGDLEELAVRLAGVFGTEKPHPRGVAVLVAAGDHGVAAGGVSAYPPEVTPAMVANFLADTGAGPGGAAVNAIARMVGARVYVMDAGVNAELPDHPRLVRAAVRRGTRDLRREPAMTREETEALVLAGAALARRAIGEGADLLVPGEMGIGNTTPAAALTARLLNLDPAEVTGRGTGVDDETLARKVQAVREGLGRAGSVPADPLGVLTDLAGFEIAAMLGMMLQAAASRRAVILDGFVEGSAALVGVALAPHLRDFLFPSGECAEIGHAPQLAHLGLKPMFRLGLRLGEGTGGVLAAPLLLSAAATLREMRTFAEAGVPGGA
- the cobU gene encoding bifunctional adenosylcobinamide kinase/adenosylcobinamide-phosphate guanylyltransferase, encoding MLVLVTGGARSGKSSFAERRAASSGGGVTDLATAQALDAEMGARIARHRADRPTGWVTVEEPMNVPGALRKAATPTVLLDCLSLWVSNLLLADLPDGAILARADELLAAARAHPGLTLLVTNEVGFGIVPDNALARRYRDVLGWVNQRAAAVSDEAWLLVSGLPLQLKPSTSNP
- a CDS encoding cobyrinate a,c-diamide synthase, which produces MRRLVLAAPHSGSGKTTVASLLCLALRHRGLRVAPFKLGPDYLDPTHLTRAAGQPTRNLDSFLLAPERLRVLFARAAANADISVLEGVMGLYDGRDPASDEHSTADLARRLAAPVVLVIDASGSARTVAAVAQGLRDFGPDLNVVGVILNRVAGAGHAALCEVALSQIGLPTLGFVTHDPTLHLPERHLGLLSAEQASWNEGEVLRAAANLKLDALLDVSEAPTLRVPLPTPSPGRRAVLAYAHDEAFHFYYPDALDALRDAGADLIPFSPLRDAGLPPGAGGLLLGGGYPEAHAAELSANTSMRAAICTFAARGRPVIGECGGLMYLAETLEDAGGQVFEMCGVIPYRTRMAPRLTLGYREATALTDSPIAPAGQVLRGHEFHHSVLTHSPTHPGYTWTDHTGARVDEGYAHGNVLASYLHVHHGATEEMAARLVEACSWGEDASSRRSPP
- a CDS encoding type II toxin-antitoxin system VapC family toxin; this encodes MRLLFDTHILLWATLKPDLLPPPLCARLLDPEHQPVLSAVNAWEMSIKYHAGKLPEAAPLLSDFPGVAARLGAEVLTITPPHVVRAGGLDWTHRDPFDRMLVAQALEEGLRLVTLDEHITAYPQAPLLR
- a CDS encoding type II toxin-antitoxin system Phd/YefM family antitoxin; protein product: MHAAKTQLSKLVERAHQGEEIILAKAGKPYARLVPLAPSRPREFGFLAGQVEISEEFARETMRPLSEEELADWE
- a CDS encoding MATE family efflux transporter: MSALPSTPASSPRGNTRELLTLAGPLMLSNLAYTAVGFTDTLLMGRLGVVEVGAVGFANICLLTLVLLFRGSLNTASTFVARALGAGDTAGVRRWTSVFLGCALVGVPLALAGSALLDGLFALLRPEPGITAVARTYAHIRVWEIPVLLMGSAALSVMVGLGNTRTPMRLAWLVVVVNAALALLFIFGFGWGVAGAAWAAVIAVTLQNGLALLLLGRLHGPRFGPFRLARPTRGELGSLARVSLPAGVTELADVSAFTAFQGVLSRLGPTELAASQIALQLASLGFLPAFALASATASLLSRALGAGRPEIATRIGWRGTGLAAAFMGVLGVLFLTLPHPLIGLFNRSPEVLAVGTSVLAVMAAYQILDGVAIVLGGALGGAGDTRFRLIVTLTGAWLVMVLGASWLAPRYGVTGAWSAALVFIALAAVAYIVRFASGRWRRIRL
- a CDS encoding exodeoxyribonuclease III; protein product: MPSSPHAGCSPFHTRQVLVKLATWNVNSLNVRLPQVLAWLESQGPEVLALQETKLEDHRFPSADFAALGYSAAFSGQKTYNGVALLSRLPLEEVQVGVPGLEDEQRRVIAATVGGVRVVCLYVPNGQEVGSPKYAYKLEWLAAVREWLRGELAAHERLAVVGDFNVAPEDRDVHSPGRWEGQVLVSEPEREAFRALLGLGLHDAFRLFEQPERVFSWWNYGRLAFPRNWGLRIDHILVSSALAAECRACTVDPEPRRHERPSDHAPVIATFAGPVS
- a CDS encoding histidine phosphatase family protein, which translates into the protein MLTLHLVRHAPTLPNAQRRYPREGEDAPLSGLGRELAASLRLPPDALALTSPSLRARETAALAGFPQATRVPDLAEAHFGVMSGRTWAELEAEFGEAPRGWIESLADPAGDRGPPGGETGRGFHGRIGRWLETLPDTAEVVAFTHAGVILAALRLTVGLRAVEVRPGGIATLSRAGEDWWLTRLTAPG
- a CDS encoding adenosylcobinamide-GDP ribazoletransferase, translated to MTDPRPIWRRQLDAAHLALTFLTTLPLPHVQGVREGDFARASAFYPLAGYAVGGVVALTLLLPLPLPNGVRAALAVGVWLAVTGMLHFDGLVDSADALFAMKSPARRLEILRDVHVGAFGLATGGLALLTLWSLLAAGLPAFAPLVAAVVARLLVLVPMNLYPAAREESLGARSREGRWGAALLLALPALLLPGAWVAALAALAGVLLAARFAASRLGGGLSGDVYGLLIVTGELLALCAFAWGR
- a CDS encoding metal-dependent transcriptional regulator — its product is MTARVLSPSAEDYLKHLYLLGQNGKVNTQALADALGVVPASATGMLRKLSEQGLVAHAPYQGASLTAEGQRVALEVLRHHRLLELFLHRALGVPLDEVHEEAERLEHALSERLEARIAAWLGDPTHDPHGDPIPTLAGELPARAECRLTQLAPGEGATISRVPDTDAAGLRALVTAGLTPGVAVTLRQVDAALGTLTVSLPGEQALTLALSVAAQVQVHGEEHAGP